One window of Aricia agestis chromosome 20, ilAriAges1.1, whole genome shotgun sequence genomic DNA carries:
- the LOC121737411 gene encoding uncharacterized protein LOC121737411, giving the protein MKFIIVLATVLAAAVAIPADTYNPKYDNFNAVELSENTRLLKSYGKCFLGEGPCTAEGADFKKIIPEALKTKCGKCTPKQKELVRIVIQAFQTKLPDVWKQLMEREDPKGEYTQSFNDFLSGKVYIFKMKFTFTLALVLLAAEVYSYETQADNIDLDAIMANDDHSRALLHCIIEKTTCMEITKHEIDIIQDAITSECVRCKSHQKARLHQFLTGVKDRFPEDYKILRQKYDPENKHMDRFEKVLREYVQKNKN; this is encoded by the exons ATGAAATTCATCATAGTTCTAGCGACAGTTTTGGCGGCGGCGGTCGCCATTCCCGCTGACACGTACAACCCCAAGTACGACAATTTCAACGCAGTCGAACTATCCGAGAATACTCGCCTGTTGAAATCCTACGGCAAATGCTTCCTCGGCGAAGGCCCGTGTACCGCTGAAGGAGCTGACTTCAAAA aaATAATACCCGAGGCGCTCAAAACGAAGTGCGGGAAATGCACGCCTAAGCAGAAGGAACTGGTACGCATAGTCATCCAGGCGTTCCAGACCAAGCTGCCAGACGTCTGGAAGCAGCTCATGGAGAGGGAGGACCCCAAGGGGGAGTACACCCAGTCTTTCAACGACTTCCTCAGCGGCAAAGTA TACATCTTCAAGATGAAGTTCACTTTCACTCTGGCCCTAGTCCTCCTAGCTGCGGAGGTATATTCCTATGAAACTCAGGCGGATAACATCGATCTTGACGCGATTATGGCGAACGACGATCACTCCAGGGCCCTCCTGCATTGCATCATAGAGAAAACCACCTGCATGGAGATCACTAAACATGAAATTG aCATAATTCAAGACGCCATCACTTCAGAATGTGTCCGCTGCAAGAGCCACCAAAAGGCCAGGCTGCATCAGTTTCTCACGGGCGTGAAAGACAGGTTCCCAGAAGATTACAAAATTCTTAGACAGAAATATGACCCAGAGAACAAACACATGGACCGCTTCGAAAAAGTTCTGCGCGAATATGTACAGAAGAATAAGAATTGA